One segment of Nostoc flagelliforme CCNUN1 DNA contains the following:
- the secY gene encoding preprotein translocase subunit SecY codes for MISRDKAPTAQETFMQMAQAAGLRGRLLVTVGILILVRLGIFLPVPGIDRPRFAEAISGNNSIFGLLDIFSGRGLSTLGVFALGILPFINASIIIQLLTAAIPSLENLQKNEGEAGRRKISQITRYVTVVWAILQSTAFSAFFLQQFALKPGPIFVAETAIALTAGSMFVMWASELITERGIGNGASLLIFVNIVASLPKALGDTIDLVQVGGRETVGRVIVLLLVFLATIVGIVIVQEGMRRIPIISARRQVGRRVLAEQRSYLPLRLNQGGVMPIIFAAAILSLPLLIANFTKNADLANIVNTYLSPGGSSSWVYALVYMISIVFFSYFYSSLILNPVDVAQNLKKMGSSIPGIRPGKATSEYIERVSNRLTFLGAIFLGLVAIIPTAVESALNVKTFQGIGATSLLILVGVAIETAKQVQTYVISQRYEGMVK; via the coding sequence AGATGGCGCAAGCAGCTGGCCTCAGAGGTAGGCTGCTTGTCACCGTCGGTATTTTAATTTTGGTTCGCCTGGGTATCTTCTTACCCGTACCAGGAATTGATAGACCGAGATTTGCCGAAGCCATATCGGGCAATAATTCCATATTTGGCTTATTGGATATATTTTCCGGGCGAGGACTTTCGACTTTGGGAGTCTTTGCTTTAGGGATTTTGCCTTTCATTAATGCGTCTATTATCATCCAATTGCTCACCGCAGCAATTCCATCTTTAGAAAATTTACAGAAAAATGAAGGCGAAGCAGGTCGGCGCAAAATATCGCAAATTACCCGCTATGTAACTGTAGTTTGGGCAATTCTACAAAGTACAGCTTTTTCGGCATTTTTCCTCCAGCAATTTGCCTTAAAGCCAGGGCCTATCTTTGTAGCTGAAACTGCGATCGCTCTGACTGCCGGTTCTATGTTCGTAATGTGGGCATCAGAACTGATTACAGAACGTGGCATTGGTAACGGGGCATCATTGTTGATTTTTGTCAATATTGTTGCTTCATTACCAAAAGCTTTAGGCGATACCATTGACTTGGTACAAGTTGGTGGTCGGGAAACAGTGGGTCGTGTAATAGTGCTGCTCTTAGTTTTCCTAGCAACAATTGTTGGTATTGTGATTGTGCAAGAAGGAATGCGCCGCATCCCAATTATTTCGGCTCGTCGCCAAGTAGGTCGGCGAGTGTTGGCAGAACAGCGTAGCTATCTGCCCCTGCGGTTAAATCAAGGCGGCGTGATGCCAATTATTTTTGCTGCTGCCATCCTCAGTTTGCCACTGCTGATAGCCAACTTTACTAAAAATGCCGATTTGGCGAATATAGTTAACACTTATTTGAGTCCAGGTGGTTCTAGCTCCTGGGTCTATGCCTTGGTCTACATGATTTCCATCGTTTTCTTCAGCTACTTTTATTCTTCGTTGATTCTCAACCCAGTAGATGTGGCGCAGAACTTGAAGAAAATGGGTTCTAGTATTCCTGGAATTCGTCCCGGCAAGGCTACTAGCGAGTATATCGAACGCGTGTCTAACCGACTAACTTTTTTGGGTGCGATCTTTTTGGGCTTGGTTGCGATTATCCCTACCGCCGTGGAAAGCGCTTTGAATGTGAAAACTTTCCAGGGAATAGGTGCTACCTCTTTGTTAATTTTAGTTGGTGTGGCAATTGAGACAGCCAAACAAGTCCAAACTTATGTCATCTCTCAGCGCTATGAAGGAATGGTGAAATAA
- a CDS encoding adenylate kinase — translation MTRLIFLGPPGAGKGTQAQTLAEHLNIPHISTGEILRQAMKEQTHLGIKAQGYVDSGELVPDQLVQDLVQERLNQLDAKNGWIIDGFPRKVTQAGFLEKLLEEIHQSGERVVNLDAPDEVVIARLLARGRKDDTEEVIRRRLEVYRAETEPLIAYYGDRKKLLTVNGNQSQEDVTGELQKVIAS, via the coding sequence GTGACGCGATTAATCTTCTTGGGACCACCTGGAGCGGGTAAAGGAACACAAGCTCAAACTTTGGCTGAACACTTGAATATTCCCCATATTTCTACTGGTGAAATCTTAAGACAAGCCATGAAAGAGCAAACTCATTTGGGAATTAAGGCTCAAGGTTATGTTGATAGCGGCGAGTTAGTACCCGATCAGCTAGTGCAGGACTTGGTACAGGAACGCCTCAATCAACTAGATGCCAAAAATGGTTGGATTATTGATGGTTTTCCCCGCAAAGTGACCCAAGCAGGTTTTCTGGAGAAGTTACTGGAAGAAATACATCAGAGTGGCGAAAGGGTAGTCAATCTAGATGCACCAGATGAAGTTGTGATCGCACGTTTGCTAGCTAGAGGACGAAAAGATGATACCGAAGAGGTGATTCGTCGTCGTTTAGAAGTGTACCGCGCTGAAACTGAACCCTTAATTGCTTATTACGGCGATCGCAAAAAACTTCTAACAGTCAATGGCAATCAGTCCCAAGAAGATGTCACTGGTGAACTACAAAAGGTAATTGCTTCTTGA
- the infA gene encoding translation initiation factor IF-1 encodes MSKQDLIEMEGTVTESLPNAMFRVDLDNGFNVLAHISGKIRRNYIKILPGDRVKVELTPYDLSKGRITYRLRKK; translated from the coding sequence TTGTCTAAGCAAGATTTGATTGAAATGGAAGGCACGGTTACAGAGTCCCTGCCCAATGCGATGTTTCGCGTTGACTTGGACAATGGCTTTAACGTGCTAGCTCACATTTCCGGCAAGATTCGCCGAAATTATATCAAGATTTTGCCCGGCGATCGCGTCAAGGTAGAGCTAACTCCTTACGACTTGAGCAAAGGCAGAATTACCTATCGACTAAGAAAGAAGTAA
- the rpmJ gene encoding 50S ribosomal protein L36 produces the protein MKVRASVKKICEKCNVIKRRGRVMVICVNPKHKQRQG, from the coding sequence ATGAAAGTTAGAGCCTCAGTCAAGAAAATTTGTGAAAAGTGCAACGTGATAAAACGTCGTGGTCGCGTCATGGTGATCTGCGTGAACCCCAAGCACAAGCAACGTCAAGGATAA